In Panthera tigris isolate Pti1 chromosome C1, P.tigris_Pti1_mat1.1, whole genome shotgun sequence, the following proteins share a genomic window:
- the LOC102969543 gene encoding UPF0729 protein C18orf32 homolog: MDLVATVWEFQPGRMVCIPCCVMVLLWIYKEFLVPYICPLLSPFVSHMWPRKALLKSHDKNKGKADCKGADISGLPTKGPKEISDKNKDLKGLF, translated from the coding sequence ATGGACCTGGTGGCCACGGTGTGGGAATTCCAGCCTGGGAGGATGGTGTGCATCCCTTGCTGCGTCATGGTTCTGCTCTGGATCTACAAAGAATTCCTGGTGCCATACATATGCCCTCTGCTTTCCCCCTTTGTTAGTCACATGTGGCCTAGAAAAGCTCTTCTAAAATCCCATgataaaaacaaaggcaaagcaGACTGCAAGGGTGCAGACATAAGTGGACTGCCAACAAAAGGACCAAAGGAAATCtctgataaaaataaagacttaaaggGATTGTTCTAA